One region of Chitinophaga varians genomic DNA includes:
- a CDS encoding TonB-dependent receptor has protein sequence MKISLEFRDRYSYALKKALVIMKLTTLLLLACFLQVSAAVKGQATITLKLKKAEISQVLSSIEQQGNYRFLYNNALTEIRKKVNVDVTNSGLDAVMSTLFAGTSLRYKLVENNLVVIMSQEIKITGKVTSKKDGSPIPGATITIKGTAKGTVSGPDGSYTITAPDNATLVASFIGFTSQEVPVSNRQQLDIVLEESVSQMQQVVVVGYGVQRKVDITGSISQVKGDEINKQPVTNAMSGLQGKVAGVQIVNDGKPGGVPTIKIRGTGTVYGSPSPLYVVDGVWYDDISFLNPGDIENMSILKDASSEAIYGMRAANGVVLITTKKGRAGKTSVNYTGYVGMQRATNKVKMANGNEYATIINELSTINGNSLRLDPNAYGAGTDWFKQEMRNAFTTNHQLSINGGTEKSSYNFSLSYMKQDGLIKTNDFSRITARLQNDFQVFEPLKIGYSVTAAAYNSNDIPDAYFLQLYTSAPIVPVFNPDGSYGDPDKLNLGTGAGKNPQASLDFYDQTTKRRMITGNVYADLRFAKHFVFHSSVGGEYGDSIIRNYTPQYWATTNQFNKVSKLTRTTASRQNWIVENTLTYDNKFGDHNLKVLLGQAAQQRRFYKLIASADNVPNNNEGTKYLRLGNTDGRSVTDEGELINIASYFGRVNYAYKDKYLLTASIRADGASQFSPGDQWGYFPSVGLGWVLSEEPFIKNTGIFDNLKLRGSWGQVGNASVPPSLSIQRINQLPYLTAIFGGGVYTGASVTSLVPPALFWEKSEGIDAAIEASVLKNRLYVEAGFYNKKTLSAIFDVPILMSLGTQDSKMTANQATFRNQGWEFAANWKDQTESGFGYSIGGNFSINNNKVLEVSNTDYPIYGGGDASTSGGLLTRTIVGQPIGQYFGYQVDGVFQNAAEVAASAQKSAKPGDFRYRDINNDGIIDGKDRVPIGNPNPKYTYGINTSFNYKNFDLAVEFQGVAGIDVYNANIALRYGNENFTKEFFDNRWHGEGTSNTYPSANVGGGQNYLPNTFFVESGSYFRIRNIQLGYTMAKAIANRWGMQNLRFFASAQNAFNFFRYRGFSPEIGGIPTSQGIDKSVYPLYATYNFGVNVTF, from the coding sequence ATGAAAATATCGCTAGAATTTAGGGACAGGTATTCCTATGCCCTGAAAAAAGCACTTGTTATTATGAAACTCACCACGTTATTATTACTGGCGTGTTTTCTCCAGGTATCCGCCGCCGTTAAGGGGCAGGCTACCATCACCCTCAAGCTCAAAAAAGCGGAGATCTCACAGGTGTTGAGTAGTATTGAACAGCAGGGTAACTACCGTTTTCTGTACAATAATGCCTTGACCGAAATCAGAAAAAAAGTTAATGTAGACGTCACCAATTCCGGGCTGGACGCGGTAATGAGCACGCTCTTTGCCGGCACTTCCCTGCGGTACAAACTGGTGGAAAACAATCTCGTGGTGATCATGTCACAGGAGATAAAAATCACCGGTAAAGTCACCAGCAAGAAAGATGGTTCGCCCATCCCCGGCGCTACCATCACCATAAAAGGGACCGCCAAAGGCACCGTGAGCGGCCCCGATGGCTCCTATACCATCACCGCGCCGGACAATGCCACCCTGGTGGCAAGCTTTATCGGCTTCACTTCACAGGAAGTGCCTGTAAGCAACCGCCAGCAGCTGGACATAGTACTGGAAGAATCCGTGAGCCAGATGCAGCAGGTAGTGGTTGTTGGTTACGGTGTACAACGTAAAGTAGATATCACCGGTTCCATCTCCCAGGTAAAAGGAGACGAAATCAACAAACAGCCTGTCACCAACGCCATGAGCGGCCTGCAAGGCAAAGTAGCCGGTGTGCAGATTGTCAACGACGGCAAACCCGGCGGCGTGCCCACCATCAAAATTCGTGGTACGGGCACGGTATATGGCTCTCCCAGTCCGCTGTATGTGGTAGATGGTGTATGGTATGATGACATCAGCTTCCTCAATCCCGGCGACATCGAAAACATGAGCATCCTGAAAGACGCCTCCAGCGAAGCCATCTATGGTATGCGGGCAGCCAATGGCGTGGTGCTGATCACTACCAAAAAGGGACGTGCCGGCAAAACCAGCGTCAACTATACCGGTTACGTAGGCATGCAACGTGCCACTAACAAAGTGAAAATGGCCAATGGCAACGAATATGCAACCATCATCAACGAACTGAGCACCATTAACGGTAACTCGCTCCGCCTTGATCCTAACGCTTATGGCGCCGGCACTGACTGGTTTAAACAGGAGATGCGCAATGCCTTCACCACGAACCATCAGTTATCTATCAATGGTGGTACGGAGAAATCCAGCTATAATTTTTCCCTGAGTTATATGAAACAGGATGGTTTGATCAAAACCAATGATTTCTCCCGCATCACAGCGCGCCTGCAAAATGATTTTCAGGTGTTTGAACCATTGAAAATAGGTTACTCCGTTACTGCGGCAGCTTACAACAGCAACGATATTCCGGATGCTTACTTCCTGCAGCTGTATACTTCCGCCCCAATTGTACCAGTGTTTAATCCGGATGGCTCCTATGGAGATCCCGATAAACTGAATCTCGGTACCGGCGCAGGCAAAAACCCTCAGGCATCCCTGGACTTCTACGACCAAACCACCAAACGGCGCATGATCACCGGTAACGTATATGCAGACCTGCGTTTTGCCAAACATTTTGTTTTTCACAGCAGTGTAGGCGGCGAATATGGTGATAGTATCATCCGGAACTATACACCACAATATTGGGCCACTACCAACCAGTTCAACAAAGTGAGCAAACTGACCCGCACCACCGCCAGTCGCCAGAACTGGATTGTGGAAAACACCCTTACCTATGACAACAAATTCGGTGATCACAACCTGAAAGTATTGCTGGGCCAGGCAGCACAACAGCGGCGGTTTTACAAACTGATTGCCAGCGCAGATAATGTGCCCAATAACAACGAAGGCACTAAATACCTGCGCCTGGGCAATACCGACGGCCGTTCCGTGACCGACGAAGGTGAACTGATCAACATTGCTTCCTACTTTGGCCGCGTCAACTATGCGTATAAAGATAAATACCTGCTGACAGCCTCTATCCGTGCTGACGGCGCCTCACAGTTTTCTCCGGGCGACCAGTGGGGCTACTTCCCTTCTGTAGGCTTAGGCTGGGTACTTAGTGAAGAGCCATTCATTAAAAACACCGGTATTTTCGACAACCTGAAACTGCGTGGCAGCTGGGGCCAGGTGGGCAACGCTTCCGTTCCGCCTTCCCTCTCCATACAGCGGATCAATCAATTACCTTATCTGACAGCCATCTTCGGTGGCGGTGTTTATACCGGCGCAAGCGTCACGTCACTGGTCCCTCCTGCCCTCTTCTGGGAAAAATCTGAAGGCATTGATGCAGCCATTGAAGCCAGCGTGTTAAAAAACAGATTGTATGTAGAAGCCGGCTTCTATAACAAAAAAACACTGTCGGCCATTTTCGATGTACCGATACTCATGTCGCTGGGTACGCAGGATTCCAAGATGACCGCCAACCAGGCTACGTTCCGTAACCAGGGCTGGGAGTTTGCAGCAAACTGGAAAGATCAGACAGAAAGCGGTTTCGGTTATTCCATTGGCGGTAACTTCAGCATCAACAACAACAAAGTACTGGAAGTCAGCAATACAGACTACCCCATCTATGGCGGTGGTGACGCATCTACCAGCGGTGGCCTGCTTACCCGTACCATCGTGGGCCAGCCCATTGGCCAGTACTTTGGTTACCAGGTAGACGGTGTTTTCCAGAATGCAGCAGAAGTAGCTGCTTCCGCGCAAAAATCAGCCAAACCAGGTGATTTCAGGTATCGCGATATCAACAACGATGGTATAATAGATGGCAAAGACCGTGTACCTATCGGTAATCCGAATCCTAAATACACCTACGGCATCAATACCAGCTTCAATTATAAAAACTTCGACCTGGCCGTGGAATTCCAGGGTGTCGCGGGTATTGACGTATACAATGCCAACATCGCCTTACGTTATGGCAACGAAAACTTTACCAAAGAGTTTTTTGATAACCGCTGGCATGGCGAAGGTACTTCCAACACCTACCCTTCTGCCAACGTAGGCGGCGGACAGAACTACCTGCCCAACACCTTCTTTGTGGAAAGTGGTTCTTACTTCCGTATCCGAAATATACAACTGGGCTACACAATGGCTAAAGCCATCGCCAACCGCTGGGGCATGCAGAACCTGCGTTTCTTTGCAAGCGCCCAAAACGCGTTCAACTTCTTCCGCTACCGTGGCTTCTCGCCTGAAATTGGTGGTATCCCCACCAGTCAAGGTATCGACAAGAGTGTTTATCCCCTGTATGCCACCTACAATTTCGGTGTAAACGTGACCTTCTAA
- a CDS encoding FecR family protein: protein MNTRRIWELMARKLANEATADELQELSALLRDNPDTELPAGLVDELWQKTAAATSEDSAMAAHDRHISRMQAMGIPIGHVPAETPIPLTAIRSRRPYLWAAAISTGVLLCMAAWWWTSAKKNSNAITSEVTTRNGSRTSIQLADGTRVWLNAGSKLSYSKDFGKGDRSVTLSGEAFFDVAKQADHPLVIHTETMDIRVLGTRFNVRSYPEDKTTEASLITGSIEAIIKHNATRIILKPSEKIVVLNQLPAVARSAKAQTAKAETTVTLSHVSYYAAQTTAITETSWMDNKLVFKDESFTELAQQMERFFGVKVRFDNPQLQQLRFTGIFEQETVQQALSALQLTAAFRYEIQNDTIIIH from the coding sequence ATGAACACGAGACGTATTTGGGAACTGATGGCGCGCAAACTGGCGAACGAAGCTACTGCGGATGAACTGCAGGAGCTGTCGGCACTGCTGCGTGACAATCCTGACACAGAGCTGCCGGCGGGCCTGGTAGATGAGCTGTGGCAGAAAACGGCAGCAGCCACCAGTGAAGACTCGGCCATGGCTGCGCACGACCGGCATATCAGCCGGATGCAGGCCATGGGCATCCCGATTGGCCACGTCCCCGCCGAAACACCCATACCACTTACCGCCATACGGTCCCGCCGCCCCTATCTGTGGGCTGCCGCCATCTCTACCGGCGTACTGCTTTGCATGGCCGCCTGGTGGTGGACATCTGCTAAAAAAAACAGCAACGCCATAACCAGCGAGGTGACCACCCGCAACGGTTCGCGTACCAGCATTCAACTGGCGGACGGAACACGGGTATGGCTAAACGCAGGAAGCAAACTCTCCTATAGCAAAGATTTTGGTAAAGGTGACCGGAGCGTAACACTCTCCGGAGAAGCTTTTTTTGATGTGGCCAAACAAGCAGACCATCCATTAGTTATTCATACGGAAACGATGGACATCCGTGTACTGGGCACCCGTTTCAACGTACGGTCGTACCCGGAAGACAAAACCACGGAAGCCTCTCTGATTACTGGTAGCATAGAAGCCATTATAAAGCACAACGCCACCCGGATCATTCTTAAGCCCAGCGAAAAAATCGTGGTGCTGAACCAGTTGCCCGCTGTTGCCCGCTCCGCCAAAGCGCAGACAGCCAAAGCAGAAACAACGGTCACGCTCAGCCATGTTTCTTATTACGCAGCACAAACCACTGCCATTACAGAAACATCCTGGATGGACAACAAGCTGGTATTTAAAGATGAATCGTTTACAGAACTGGCCCAACAGATGGAACGGTTTTTCGGGGTAAAAGTACGGTTCGACAATCCACAGTTGCAGCAACTTCGCTTTACCGGCATATTTGAGCAGGAAACCGTGCAGCAGGCGCTGAGCGCGTTACAGCTGACAGCCGCTTTCCGTTATGAGATACAGAACGACACCATCATTATCCACTGA
- a CDS encoding RNA polymerase sigma factor, protein MQRRISLHDDESAYKELFLHFYEPLVQFAGSFVRSAQIAEEVVSDVFINIWQGRRRLTEVNNLRVYLYVSTKNVALKYLLQQQKKNALSLDELELDMESPHYNPEEQLISAELLAKFEQAVSDLPPRCKIIFKLIKEDGLRYKEIAEILDISVKTIDNQLAIALARIARAINTSLKKPQRLQP, encoded by the coding sequence TTGCAGCGCCGTATCAGCTTACACGACGACGAATCAGCCTATAAAGAGCTGTTCCTGCATTTCTATGAGCCGCTGGTACAATTTGCCGGTTCTTTTGTCCGCTCGGCACAAATCGCAGAAGAAGTAGTATCCGACGTATTTATTAATATATGGCAGGGCCGCCGGCGGCTGACGGAAGTCAACAATCTGCGGGTGTACCTGTACGTGAGCACTAAAAACGTGGCCCTTAAATACCTCCTGCAGCAGCAAAAGAAAAACGCGCTTTCCCTGGATGAGCTGGAGCTGGACATGGAAAGCCCGCATTACAACCCTGAAGAGCAGCTGATCAGCGCCGAGCTGCTGGCGAAGTTTGAGCAGGCAGTAAGCGATCTCCCGCCCCGCTGCAAAATCATCTTCAAACTAATTAAAGAAGACGGTCTCCGCTACAAAGAGATCGCAGAAATCCTGGACATCTCCGTTAAAACCATCGACAATCAACTGGCCATCGCCCTTGCCAGGATTGCCCGCGCGATCAATACCTCGCTGAAAAAACCGCAGCGGTTACAGCCTTAA
- a CDS encoding helix-turn-helix transcriptional regulator, whose product MNNILQENERALWILKTRGPQPLTVVAEALNITVEGARFQLLKLSSEGLVEASNVSKGRGRPQQIWSLTQKGNSRFPDSHAELTVRLINTIRDTLGPEALQAVINNSKKAGLDKYLQVTGSESTLEGKINKLAETRDAEGYMATWEKDEEGYMLIEHHCPICVAAEVCQGFCSAELETFREVMGEGAEVKRVDHLLSGARRCAYRISPKGEQ is encoded by the coding sequence ATGAATAATATTTTGCAGGAGAACGAAAGAGCGTTGTGGATATTGAAGACCAGAGGGCCTCAGCCTCTGACAGTAGTAGCCGAAGCCCTGAACATAACAGTGGAGGGCGCACGTTTTCAACTCCTGAAGCTGAGCAGCGAAGGACTGGTGGAAGCATCCAACGTATCTAAAGGAAGGGGCAGGCCACAGCAGATATGGTCACTGACCCAGAAGGGGAACAGCCGTTTCCCTGACTCACACGCGGAACTAACGGTACGCCTGATCAATACCATCAGGGACACGCTGGGGCCGGAAGCGCTGCAGGCGGTCATCAACAACAGTAAAAAAGCGGGGCTGGACAAGTATCTGCAAGTCACCGGAAGCGAGAGCACGCTGGAAGGCAAAATCAACAAACTGGCCGAGACGCGGGACGCTGAGGGATATATGGCCACCTGGGAAAAAGACGAAGAAGGGTATATGCTGATAGAGCACCACTGTCCTATCTGCGTGGCTGCGGAGGTTTGCCAGGGTTTCTGCTCTGCCGAGCTGGAAACTTTCCGGGAGGTAATGGGTGAAGGAGCGGAAGTAAAGCGGGTGGACCACCTTTTGTCGGGCGCCAGAAGATGCGCGTACCGTATATCTCCCAAAGGGGAACAATGA